The nucleotide sequence CCATGAACTTAAATCTGTGATTCATTGCCTTAAAACTTTCTCTCTTAGAAATTTCCATACCGCATGCCAAACCagtaaaatggcttttaaaaatgtatagtagACCAATGTCAGTTTGTATAAAAAGTACcaagtgaaaatatttattacatgcattggaaaaaaaattgtttacctATTGAATGTTACCTGTTTATGTAGAGCTCTTTAGatgtaataaaagaaaagccTTCAGTTAATTTGTCTTTTGTAAAATATACTGTGGGTATTCAAGGGACAATCCCTGTGAGAAAAATGATAACGCTTTGTGCTTCCAAAGCACCTTTCATCCAGAGATTTCAAAGCATGGCAATTAACTAATTCTCTCACAACATGCTTTGAGGTAAGTAATGCATATACAGCCATCGTTCCCCTTTCTTACTGAAATATGGCAAGCTTTGTACTGAACCATAGCATCTGTTTAGTTTTAAATCTGTTTGGTAATCTGCAGTGTGAGTGCTAAGAGCAGTGTGGCCTTTTTTGTAAACAACTCTAGGTGCTAAGTAAACCAACTGGAATTTCAGGAATGAACAAGAAACCTGGGCTTACTGTAGTGTAAAAAGCCTTTCCTGGGGTAGAGGTTTACATCGGGACGTGTTGCAGGATCTTAGAATCCTAGCCACCACTTACCCTTAATTGGGAGCACTGAGTCAGGGAAGATAGCCGCAGGTGCTGATGGCCGCTGCACGCCACTTAGGTGCTTTGGGCAAATTGTGCTTTGGATTCCTATTTGGCAACTCAGATGATTGATAAAACTTGCTTTAAAACCGTCCTGGGACCATTCAGTgacagagacatttttaaaaagccttgagGGCAAGTACCCTTGTTTATTCTGGCCCAGAGCTTCCTTTTCCTGTCCCTCCAACTCCTGGGTATCCCTGTCTTGTCCGTGGTGTTCAGCTCAGCTGTGCAGGACTTGCTTCTTAACGTCCATGATGAGTCAGAAAGAGATGTGGGGGCAGGCCCCTTAAGCCTTCCCTGAAAGTGAAATGCAGCGTTTCTCGATGGGGTGTACGAGGAGCCTTTGACTTAATGGAAGTTTAAGCACCAgtgtgtgccccacccccactttggCCTCTGGAAGAGTCCTGGGAGTAGCCCTAACGCTTAAGTACTTCTATTCATGTATTCTTGAAAAAAGGCCATACAAGAGTGTAAGCCTCAGACAGCGCAAAACCTGGATGTGCCCTTGCACTTTGTGAGCCTGCCTGGGCTCCCCCAGCCAGATGGTCATGACCTCACCtgcttaatgtctgagccactTGCTGCCTGCCTCCTACAGGACCTTTCTGTAGCTCCTAGGAATTCCTGCTCACGCCCTCTGGCAGTTACACTGCTGGGAAAATGAAAGGCTCTCCTTTCTGAGGACCCTGGTTAGGTCTGAAAGCGACAGCATCTTGAGATAATTGGCAGATTATCTGATCTGCCCCGATCTGTCCCCTGCAGTTTCCCTGGTGCTTAGCCCTTAGATTTGTGTTTTGTGTAGCCTCCCAAAAGACACTCCTCcctcttcatttcattttctttttcttgagccactaaggcaccagTAAACAAAGCCACAGCCTTGAGAGCCCAATTTTGAGACATATAAGGATGAAGATCTCTGTACTTAGAGCTCTGGCCTCTGCCTGCTTAACGTGCTGGTGTGGGACTCCAGGCCTTTTTAGGGCTGTGCTGACAGTACCAACAGGATCCACAAATGTATGAGCACACAAGCAGTGCTGGCCTGGCCCCTCCTGGTTGCAAACCTCACTGAAAACCCTGCTCGGGCTGGAAGAGGTCCCAGTGGGGCTCTTGCTGTATCCTGGCCATGGCCTGTTCCATCCCTTTATTTATATCTCTGATCAATCTGGCCCACCATCCTAGTGCTGTGACCCTCTCTGATAACAGGAGAGCTCAAAACAGACGGGAGCTCCTCCAGCTCCGCAAGGCTCTGATAAAGGCAGCAGGTCACATCTGGTGGCCTGTAGTGTAGGTTGCAAAGTCCCATTGCCCTCCCTGCCGTCTAGCTGATGCCTCTTGTAATGTGACCGTGTTCACTCTGTACTCTGTGTTTATGAATGAATATCCTGAACCATGTCACTGTGAGTCACGCTGGGAATAAGAATGTGTAAAGTGGCCCCATGGTGCTGCCAGAAATGTTAACCATACTTGTTCGTTCGTTTGTTTTAGCTCTTTGCTTGATGCTAGTTTTCTGCTCAGCACTGGCTTTACTTTGGAAATGTGGAAGATGGTTCCAGCACCAAAAACAGACACCCTCAGTAGGCTCCATGAGGTAAGAAGTCGGAGTCCACCTTGAGTTTAGGGATCCGACTGAGGCTTTAAGGGGTGAAATGActtacccagagtcacacagctgggacATGGCAGAGTCAGAACTGGAACCCAGGCCCAACTGCAAACCAAAGGCTCTCTCAATGCCGTAAAATGCTGGACTAATGGCACTTgttaaaaatcaatacaaatcTTTTATTAAAGACTACTAATGCTAGGCTGAAACCATTTCATGTCATTGCTGAGTTTCCGCCCTGCCACCGCTGCGGTCAACTCATCTCATCTTGCTGCAGCATTTACCAgtcgtgcccccccccccagggtaaaagagccttttctttttaaaaacttcacagTCTGAGTTTTCAGGCCTGGGGGAGGCTCTCTTGCAATTCTCTTTATTCAGTAGTCCCACACAGGAATGGTGATCTTGTGGATAAATTCATCGTACTTCACTTTGCCATTTGGTTCGATATTTGCTTCCTTGAAAAGATCATCCACTGCAATAAATCACATTAATTTTTCAGTTTGGCTATAGTGTTACATTATAGCACATCAAATTAGTTATTGGGGGTTGAAGCTCCCCAAAGGTCTTTCCTGGTGTCCAGTGGACTATTCCTGAAGACCAGGAAATTAACGAGTGAACAGAACAGGACGACTCACCCCTATCCCTGAAGACAGATTCAGTTTTGAgtgaatcaggctttctgcagGAGCCCAGGTAGATTGTGGGGATGTGCTAGTGGTGAGTCCGTCACTGAAGCCACCTGGTGCTTGCttgcttctttgtctttttttttttttttttttttttcttttttaacgaaaATATCTGTGCCTGTATTTCCAGAAACATTTGGTATGGATGTTACCTTCTATAACCCACTCCCTCAGTCTCCCGGCAGAACAGCCCCATCCTGGGCCACCCTGCCCTTAGCTTTGGCCTGCCCCCAGCCTGCATgccttcccttcctgccccaccccaagTGGGGACTTGGTGACAAGTGGTGTCTGCCACCATCACCTCTTTTTTAAAacgtgtgtgtttgggggggggggcggtagtAGAAGAGAAGATAAATTCAACTGTGTCTAAAGCTCAAAGTGTACAAAAGTGTCATTGTTCTCTGAcattgctcaaaaaaaaaaaaaaaaaatcacttcatttACTTGTTTCTTCTGGTTCTGGATTCTTGGGACAAAATCCTAGCTTGTCCCAGATATTGGCAAGAAAGGCCATTTCAACCTCCATTTCTCCACAGTGGCCTCTTGGTGCCaacctgcctttggctctttgGGCCCATCCTCATCCCCTTGCAAAAACTGTTTCACTGCCCTGTGTCAGCTTCCCTGGCTCTAGAAGTCCCTGACATATAATTCTGGGCAGTTGGAAAATCTCCTGCGATTTATCCATCCTCCTCTAAAATGTAATTACTATGCTCAGTGCCTAAGCTGATGGTAGTTCTCAGTATTTTTAGAATGTTGAGGAGACTGTAATTTATCCTGTTTCATGGAGAAGCTTCTACCCATCAGCCATTGGGGTCAACCCATTCCAGTGGACAGGCCCAGTGGCAGCTGCAGCTCAAGCATACAGGCCCCTCCTGTCCCCAAGAGGGGCTGTACTCCTCAGCTGAGCGCTGGCTACGCCTTCTGGGTTCACTCAGATCCCACAAAGACCCAGGGGGCTGAAATCAGCCTGTTCCAGGCCTTAGAATGGAGGCCTCCCGGCAGCCTCCTCCAGCCTTCGGAAGATGCTTAATAAAATTGAAGATGTTCTTTTAGTCACCCAGGGTAAAGGATTCCTACTTCTCATATCATCTTTCCTCCCTCCCATAGCAAGAGGAAGGGATGTGGGTCTTCCTGCTTGTCTGGAACACATTACCAGTTTGGAATGTTTCTTCCCTGGTTAAACAAACAAGAGATGGGTGTGAGTCTGGGGGGCCAGGGCACGGCTTCAGACAGAGATCATTAACCGTGAGAATGAAGGCCTCTGCTGCCCTCTCTGTGCCCCCGCCAGCACTCCACCTGCAACATAAGAGGCCGAGCAGTGTCCTAAGAGCCTGAGCGCAAAGGAGAGCCCTTGTGTCCCACGTTCCCATGAACGCAGCCACAGTGAAAGATGAGCTCACGGTCGCCACCAGCCCGAAAAAGCAGGGAGAGCGCAGTGTGCCTTCTGTAGCGCTATTTTTAAATGCTCTGTGCTGTGCCTTAGTGACTGCAGATAAAATCTAAGCGAACTGCTTTACAGAATGCTAGCTTCTGGAGGGACCTGAGGGATTGTCTACTGTACTGTCGTTTCCCAACCAGGAAACCGTGGAGGCTGAGAGAGGTTAAGAAACACCTCTGAGGGTCTGGGAGAGCCAGGCATCAAATCGAATTCAAGCCACCGGTTTGTTGTGATTTAATCAAAGGCTAAAGGTCCACCATTCCCAAAGCCTTTCCCTCCACCTGCCTGTGTCCCAGCCCAGCACTCGCGTCTCTGCCACCGGCAGGCCCAGAAGCCTAACTGGAAATGCCAGCCTCTGGTGGCAGCCCCCCGACGGCTGCTGtgacaggggggaggggcaaggctGGAAGAATGCCACCTGGCGTCCCAGCATGGGGGTCACCCCCTACAATGGCCAAAGGGCGTGCCCAGAAGACCCCAGCCCCTCATCCTGCTCCAAGGCAGGAAAGCCCACTGGCCTGCTGGAAGATGCGAGGCAAAGACCGCCGCAGACGCTCCTTATGGAAGAGCACTTCAAACCGGCTGAGTCATGAGAAGGGGGGCAAAGTAGCATCTCAGTTTGGAAACCCTCAGCATCAGCAACCACTTCAGAAGACAGCTTTGGCGAGGGGAAAGAGTCTGAGGGTCCGTATGTGTGTCGAACAGACTTGCATTCACACCCCAGCTTGTCACCTGTAGGTCATTATAACAAGGGCACTGGTGCCTCCAGGGGTCTTGTGAGCACTAAATGAAGGCCCAAGTAGATCCTAGCATGCTCTCCCCAGGCCTTCCCTCACCCTGGCAGCCTTCTCCCGTCACTCTCAGACCCCTACTCTTTCCCTTGGGCTCGAGTTCACTGAGTATGACACGGAGTCACAGCCATCTGGGCAAACATCACATGCGGTGTCTGCACAGTCCTACTGACCGGGCTTTgctgcccttcccccccccccccactcttgcAAAAGAGGGACTCAGGCCTTTACCTTCCTTGTGGGTGAGCTTCTCCCCCAGTTTCATGAGTTTGGACCGCAGCTCAGACGCCATGATGTAGCCTTTCTTCTCCTTGTCAGTCATCAACATGGccaaaagaatttctttctttggatCCTCTTGTTTTATTTGCGAGTGCATGATGGTCAGGAAAGTGGAGAAATCCagctctccatctctgtctgggAAACCCCCCAACACAGCAGACTGAGCAGGGAGGAAGAGGCTCTTCTTGGAGAAGCTAAATGGCCTCCTGCCCAAGTCTATGGCCGGCTCAAGGGCCCCCAACTCAGAAAGTGCCATGCTGGCGACAGTTATCATGAGGAGGATGCAGCCCTTCCTATGGAGCCCCCCCACCATTGATCTGCCTCATGAATCCTCTCAGGAGCCCTCAGTGACTGGGATGACCCTTGCCCCATTTTGCCCACTAAGGCAACAGAGGCCCCGGAGCATGGAGTCACCTCACAGGATGGTGGCAGGACCAGGATGGGGCGCACTTCCTCCGCTCCCATCTGGGGgctcccctcctgccctgggcTGGAGGGAAGTACTCTCTGCATCCATCCTTCCTCAGTGGCCACTGCAGCACACCCACAAGGACGGACAGGTGACCCCACCTGAAGCCTCAagccccagccccactccctCTTCGGCCTTCTCCCTCACCGCAGCCTCTGCCCTGgtctccccagcccagcccctcctccaAGCATGCCTGCAGGCCTCAGCCCAGGCCCTGGCCAGCTACAACTGCAGGAAATCAGAACTTCCCCTGACCACAACTTCCTGTTTGGAGGACACAGAAGCCAAAGGAAACCACCACCCCATTCAGAGCTGGAAATGGGGATCTCAGTCCCTGTGCACCCCATCAGCCGGCTCCAGATCTTCAGaagccctcccaccccccatggcCTCCCAGTGCTGCTGCAGATATGCTCTGACGGGACCTCCAAGTAACCCTAGCCGATGGGTGAGGAAATGTGGTCCAGGCACCCAGAAGTCACCTCTGGGCTCCAGGTCAAGTGTACTTTCCAGTCCACCTCCTTCCTCTGGGCCAGGTTTTCCTTCCTGTGTGTCCAACTACCAGGGCAAACATCTATCCGGCCTCTGACACCTCTCtggtatttctcattttttttttttttttaaataaaacttgtttcTGGTTATAAAAGTCCTAGGTGTTCCCATCATCAAACatgaaagaaacaataaaggGAATGAAAATCATCCCTAATCCCATCACCAGAGAGAACAATTATGGTAGCATCTTGGGTGagttttcttctaccttttttctCCACAGTGTTTAGGGGGTCGGTCTTTGAAAGAAGAATCGGGTCCTAACCCTGATTCCACCACTGAGTTAAGAACTTGGGCAAATTACCTAACGGCTCTGAACCTTGGTCCTTACCTGTAAAACAGGAGGATGGTGCGTACTTCACAGAGTTGTTTGAGCTAAGCATAGGACAAAGACTCAGTGAAGGGAAATTGTCCCAACACGTGGGATCACTATTAACACAGTCTTTATTGCAAGTTTGTGATAATGGAATGCCTAGAtcctgtggtcttctgtgacaAACAGGCATGTCGCTGGTTGCCGTGGGGCTTCCAGGAAGCCTGAGTGATACACAGCACACCTGGCCACATGTCTCCACAGCGTCTGCTGGTGAGTTCCGACTTCCACCCGTACCTCAAACGTCTGAGCTCTTCATACCCACCTGCTGGGCCCTACGCCAAGACGCCAGCTACAGGACTTGCCCCCAACCCAGCTGGTGTGTGCCCCTCCAGCAGCCACGTCTGGCCCAAACCACTCACCGATCCCGTGGATCTGTAGGTGCCGCTGCACTTCCCTTGGTGTTGGGCTAGCCCCCAGGCACCTCATCACCACCATGAGGTCAGTGGCTTTTATCTTCCCCCGCTGCTCCTTGTCAAACAGGGAGAAGCATTCCTTGTACTCTGTGCACAGCCCAGAAGGAAGAATTACCTGCATGTAATTGCCCTCCACACCCATgccttgccttcccctccccctccccctcctctcccctcccctccccctccccttcctatccctttccttcccttcctttcccttccccttgctGACTCTCTTCTTGAGTTTCCAGacacagcaaataaaaatacagggctGCCAAGTTaaactgaatttcagataaataaggaatacatttttagtataagtatgcccCATGTTTTGcatgggatatacttatactaaaaagtttttgttgtttatctgaaatccaaatttaactgggtggcctatattttatctggcaaccctatcccctccctctcctgacttcccttctgcctcctccgtctctctcccttcctgcctctccctcccccctttcttctgtttgttttttttttttttttctttcctcttttctccccttccatAACTGACTAAAACCAAAGGAAAGCAATCCTACCCTCCAGGCCAGCCCATGGAGACCTGGAGTTTACAGCAGGGCCTGCAGACTCTAGAGTACCTTTGCAAAGACAGCGTATAAGGGAAACCAGGGAAATTATGCGAAATTATGCCGTGGGTAGAAATCCCCTCTGGGAAGGCCTGGTGGAGAATGGCTGTCCTATCTGGTGAGTTATTATCACATCTGTGAGCACTGCTGTGTCCACGCTCCAGCCTCCCACCTCCAGGCTGCTGAACCCTCAGGCAGTCCTCTGACACAGACAGCCCTGGTCCTATGCTTAAAGACTCCGTGGGACTATATCTGGCAGGCTGCTCCCCCGACCCCTCCTCCTGGGGAGGAGATGCAGTGGCTGCCAGGAGCTAAGGCTCCCCTAGACCCAGCAgagcccagctccctgccctTGGGGCACTGCAAGGAGCTGAGGAGGATGCCTGGGCCCCACCTCCGAGATTCCCAGacaggctggggtggggctgcgggCAGAATTGGTCAAGAGCTTCCCTGGTGACTCTAATCCCTGAGTCCCACAGCAGAGCCCCATCGGGGCCTCTCAGCATTCAGCTCCCCTGTGCCTCTGAAGCCGCTCCTCAGCTGGTAATAACAAAACCAATGACAGGCTCACTCTACGGAGCACTTCCCCTGGGCCCTTGTTTCATCCTGCCATGCCCCTGTGATGCCCAGTGCAGTGCCTCTACTGTTCCCGTAGTGCCAAGGGGCCACTGAAGGCTGTGGCAGCTGAGGGCCTGGggagggaggttggtggggggaggcagtCTGGCCCCTGAAGCAGAGCTCCACCCAGGCCACTCTGGATCCTGGGTTCCCAGGCAGAGGCCACCAGAGGGTAGACAGGAGTAGGGGGAGGCTGAAGGAAGGTCGCCAGCTTCTGCCCTAAGGCCCTTTCATGTTCCCCAATTAAGGCCTCTCCTTGAGGATTTCAGGGGCGCTGCTAATAAAAGGCAGCTTCCCTGGTGGGGTTTAGGGACAATTAGCCAACTTTGTGCCTGTGGAGAGGCTGAAGGGGAAAGCCTAACCCTTTCAGAACTTTCCAGAGCCTGGGCTTGGAGAGGGCCagaacacatgagcaggggacAGGAACTGAAGTGGTCTAGAGGAAGCAGCACCAGAGCCTGGCCTAAGATCCCACCTTTGGTTCCTGCAAAACCCGATTCCCTCCAAGAGGGCGCCATGCCAGTGGGGGTGATGCCACCACTAATGTGGGGGCACCCTGAGGGAGCCACCCTGCATGTAGGGCTTAGAACTCCCCCAGCGCCCTTCCTGGGGACCTCTCGTGACCACCCACCATGTCTTCTGAGTCTGCCCCCTGAGTCCTCAGACCATGACTGTTGTCCCTGCCTGATGCCCATCACACCCTTGGGGCCTAGAATTGGCCAGACTTCACAGACAGGCAACTGCCTCTCCCACATGGATGAGTGACTGGGACCATGCCCCTAAAAGCAGCGGGGTCAGGGGCAAATGGAGTCCCATCTCCTAACTGTTAGGTAAAACACGTTCTATCTCCCCACATGGACAAATAGACCATTGAAAGACCCAGAAGGCCACCGCTGAATGGGGACCCCCGCGCTAGGGCAGGACAGCAGGCCGCTCTCCTTGCAGCTCCCTTccaccctccctgctccccctttcTGGCCTTGTCTTCTGAAGGGCAGGCCCTGTAACCTCCCATATATGTTACTGCTTTTGTTGtccccctcctctctgtgtgAGTGAATGAACAGATTTTGTCTGTCGTGTTTGCTGCCGTATTTTAGAGCCTAGACCTGGGCTGGCACAAAGAAAGGACTCATATTTGgtgaaggaaagaataaatgggtTAAAAATCCCCCTCAGGTCTTCCCTTTGGGAATGCAAAGACCCTGGAGCAAGAGAAGGCCTCCCCAGGGCCTAGATGAACACCAGTTGTGTGCTGGTGCGGGTGTAACAACCAGCTCTGATGGCATATGGACACGAGTTTATCATGACGTTTACAGACATCGAGGACGTGTAGCACGCCACTTATAAGTAACAATAAAATGTGCACTGTTCTTTATAAGTTCCGTTCCAGGCAGCTGATTGTCACAAGTGAGTTTTGCCAGCTCTCGTGTCCCTTGCCAGCCTACAGTTTCCATTCAACCATGGTTTGCCGAGCCAGGCCGCATGCCAATGAATGCAGCTCTTTGCCCAGTGAAGGTATGGTCATTTAATCTGGTGAGTTACCATTACACTATTTCTCACCCTTGTACAAATTCATTAAACTGAAACCTCTTTCAAATTTTCAGCACTGATGATAgggttattttaaaacattcactGCATAGATGCAGGGACTGAAACACTATTTGATGCTACTTTATTTAATAATGACTGATTTGAACAAGCAGCTCAAAATATTCGTCACCCAGCTCATGCTAGCTAGAGCAAGTCTGGGTGACACCATGTGCCCGACTGACATCTTCTCTGCCTCTTGCTCACAGTGTCATTCTCCCTACTTcacagaggagaaactgaggctcagagatgatGGAACCCCCAGTCTGCTGCCTCCAAGACTCCCGCCCTTACCACTCCGGTGAGCCACCTCTGCGCAATCTCTCATTCGAGAAACGTTAGTGGCTGCTTTCTTACTGTCGGATACAAAGGGATACAAAGGGAAGCGTCCCTTCTTGCCTTCTGGGAGTTTCACAAATCCTGCGGGGGGAGGGCAGTGAGCCTCAAAACTAGGTGTGGGTTGGTGGAGGGGCGTTCCTGAGGCCGACAGCCGGACTCCAGCCTTGAGTCACCACTCAGTCTGCCCTTAGACTTGGGAAAGAGAGGCCCTTGCCCTGGGCCTTATGTTTTCACAGTCCCTACTCTGGCCTTCTCTTGGGATGAGGAATGTTGAGCCATCTAAGACAAGGTGCCCACCCAGACCCTGCACCCCCTAATACCCACCCACTCTAGACCAAGCTCTGGGGGCCCAGAACTCTGGCATTCCTGCCCAAGAAGCGCTAGGCATACCTCCAACACCTGTAGGACCCTTGCTGGGCTCTGGCAGGCCCCTGGGTTCTGTGTAACCCAACTCTCCCCTCCTGGCCTTCTGGAAACACAACTCCATGCTGTGCTACACTGAGGCCGGCTGGGCGGCGGGTGGGCTGGGGGCTCGGGTAGTAAGTGCTCCAAATGCTGCTTGATGTCAGGGGACAGGGGACCACAGAGGCCACCTCAGCCCacgcccatttcacagatggggagactgagacccagagagtaGAAGTACCTGCCTGAGAGTGCAGACCAGGTCTCTCAGCCACAGCCAGTTAACAGGGCACTCCCCAtctcccatccctcctcccaAATCCAGCTATCTGGTCCTGGAGAAGCCTCTAGCGGGCGCCCTCTCCTGTCTCCCCCACCAGTAAGTCCCACTGACAACTGTAACACCAACACTTCACCTCTGAgccctaccccctcccctgcaGCAGGCGGCCCCCTGCCTGTGGGTGGGCTCTCCCACCAGctgccctccttcccacccacagAAAAAACGAGCAGAGCAAATTGCCTAATGAGACCCACATTTTGCTGCAAGTTGCTAATCAAAGAGCAACGCCAACCTACCATTAATTTGGTCCTGGGAAAGGAACTTGGCCTGtagcagagagaggaaaacagtcAGGGAGAGGAGCCCGTGAaagcgcccccgcccccccgtgCCCCCAACCCCAGGGCAGCCAGGCTCCACAATGTC is from Mustela lutreola isolate mMusLut2 chromosome 7, mMusLut2.pri, whole genome shotgun sequence and encodes:
- the CALML4 gene encoding calmodulin-like protein 4 isoform X1, with the protein product MAKFLSQDQINEYKECFSLFDKEQRGKIKATDLMVVMRCLGASPTPREVQRHLQIHGIDRDGELDFSTFLTIMHSQIKQEDPKKEILLAMLMTDKEKKGYIMASELRSKLMKLGEKLTHKEGTDIFVKKEKKKKKKKDKEASKHQVASVTDSPLAHPHNLPGLLQKA
- the CALML4 gene encoding calmodulin-like protein 4 isoform X2, with protein sequence MAKFLSQDQINEYKECFSLFDKEQRGKIKATDLMVVMRCLGASPTPREVQRHLQIHGIDRDGELDFSTFLTIMHSQIKQEDPKKEILLAMLMTDKEKKGYIMASELRSKLMKLGEKLTHKEVDDLFKEANIEPNGKVKYDEFIHKITIPVWDY